The following coding sequences lie in one Apium graveolens cultivar Ventura chromosome 3, ASM990537v1, whole genome shotgun sequence genomic window:
- the LOC141714081 gene encoding uncharacterized protein LOC141714081, with the protein MIGLVVSITAALWSIFYGLNMAWENEEKSMIVECDSQETVALIFNANPTFDMFELVCMIRNPVSEEWELCDLVHIASSTNIAKNALANSAISDDGGLVELSAPPSYMFPLLVADKMV; encoded by the coding sequence ATGATTGGTTTGGTTGTGTCGATCACAGCAGCTCTTTGGAGCATTTTTTATGGTCTCAATATGGCTTGGGAGAATGAAGAGAAGTCTATGATTGTGGAGTGTGACTCTCAGGAGACCGTGGCTTTGATATTTAATGCTAATCCCACTTTTGACATGTTTGAGTTGGTGTGCATGATCAGGAACCCCGTGTCAGAGGAATGGGAGCTCTGTGACCTTGTTCACATTGCATCCTCTACAAACATTGCAAAAAATGCTCTTGCTAATAGTGCCATCTCTGATGATGGTGGCCTTGTGGAGCTCAGTGCTCCACCATCCTATATGTTCCCACTCTTGGTTGCTGACAAGATGGTTTGA